Proteins found in one Pseudoxanthomonas sp. SL93 genomic segment:
- a CDS encoding glycosyltransferase family 4 protein codes for MRRLTVVQLLPALQSGGVERSTLEIADALVRAGHRAVVVSAGGRLLPTLQQSGAEHITLDIGRKSLFTLRHVLALRRLFADLQPDIVHARSRLPAWLGLWAVRGMPAAKRPRFITTMHGLNSPGRYSAVMTFGERVICVSDTVRRYLLQHYPRTDPARLVVIPRGIQPDQFPRTAHPDADARAWAMAQHASLVGEGPLLLLPGRGTRLKGHADALRLLAALRRDGGDARLWLPGSREPGREAYLQELEAECARLGIADAVAFTPPIAGIARAYAGCDMVLQLSRKPESFGRTVIEALSVGRPVVGWAHGGVGELLAELQPQGAVPPFDESALATTTRAVLAHPPPPLATMDAYTLRAMQDATLALYQDLADEPRPRHAG; via the coding sequence ATGCGGCGACTGACCGTCGTCCAGCTGCTGCCGGCGCTGCAGTCCGGCGGCGTCGAGCGCTCCACGCTGGAAATCGCCGACGCGCTGGTGCGCGCCGGCCATCGTGCAGTCGTCGTGTCCGCCGGCGGACGCCTGCTGCCGACGCTGCAGCAGAGCGGCGCCGAGCACATCACCCTCGACATCGGCCGCAAATCGCTGTTCACGCTGCGCCACGTGCTGGCGCTGCGGCGCCTGTTCGCTGACCTGCAGCCTGACATCGTGCATGCGCGTTCGCGCTTGCCGGCGTGGCTGGGCCTGTGGGCAGTGCGCGGCATGCCCGCCGCCAAACGGCCCCGCTTCATCACCACCATGCACGGCCTGAATTCTCCGGGCCGCTACAGCGCGGTGATGACCTTCGGTGAGCGCGTGATCTGCGTGTCCGACACGGTGCGCCGTTATCTGCTGCAGCATTATCCGCGGACCGATCCCGCCCGGCTGGTGGTGATCCCGCGCGGCATCCAGCCCGACCAGTTCCCGCGCACCGCGCATCCCGATGCCGACGCGCGCGCATGGGCGATGGCGCAGCATGCTTCGCTGGTGGGCGAGGGCCCGCTACTGCTGCTGCCCGGCCGTGGTACGCGCCTGAAAGGGCACGCCGATGCCCTGCGACTGCTGGCCGCGCTCCGTCGCGACGGCGGCGACGCACGCCTGTGGTTGCCCGGGTCGCGCGAACCGGGACGCGAAGCCTACCTGCAGGAGCTTGAAGCGGAATGCGCGCGCCTGGGCATCGCCGATGCCGTCGCCTTCACCCCGCCTATCGCCGGAATCGCGCGTGCCTACGCGGGCTGCGACATGGTGCTGCAGCTCTCGCGCAAGCCGGAGTCGTTCGGGCGCACGGTGATCGAGGCCTTGTCGGTGGGCCGGCCGGTGGTGGGCTGGGCGCACGGTGGCGTGGGCGAACTGCTGGCTGAGCTGCAGCCGCAAGGCGCGGTGCCGCCGTTTGACGAGTCCGCACTCGCCACCACCACGCGCGCGGTGCTCGCCCATCCGCCACCGCCATTGGCTACGATGGATGCCTACACCCTGCGCGCGATGCAGGACGCCACGCTGGCCCTCTACCAAGACCTCGCCGATGAACCACGCCCCCGCCACGCCGGCTGA
- a CDS encoding O-antigen ligase, translating to MNHAPATPADPPSPVPMSVQGWRWAPAWVLTFVALWPAPGYAEAVMVLGAFAAIILLLARFRGGAKLLSGPAWALTSALFVAYWAPQVISAVDAMDPARALRESVADLRYLPFLWLVAAAVANAEARRITFRGLAILVAVWTVDALAQVVFGTSPLFWGLDQLKQMISGRGMCTPEEIAALDRLSGFLGPCNLKLGMVLASLSPFALFAAAKRLDVLGWMLAAAAMGIVILLAGARAAWLTYALVLVFSGWRLLGWKKLLGVLGMGMLVLALLSVSSIQVRERVARTAHALAADESGVDSALSGRAQIWSAAGCMIVQHPVNGVGARGFRQAYPECDAGNGDSPPAWGGGPALHAHQIVLEVLSETGVIGLLLWLAGAALAWRAWRYATPVAKERARPAMLALAVTVFPLNTHLAFYSTFWGGLTLMLAALYAGSLLSRDDDTLART from the coding sequence ATGAACCACGCCCCCGCCACGCCGGCTGACCCGCCTTCACCCGTGCCCATGTCCGTGCAGGGCTGGCGCTGGGCACCGGCCTGGGTACTGACGTTCGTCGCGCTGTGGCCGGCACCCGGTTATGCGGAAGCGGTGATGGTGCTGGGTGCGTTCGCGGCGATCATCCTGCTGCTCGCGCGTTTCCGTGGTGGCGCGAAACTGCTGAGTGGCCCGGCCTGGGCGCTCACCAGCGCCCTGTTCGTCGCGTACTGGGCACCGCAGGTGATCTCCGCGGTCGACGCGATGGATCCGGCGCGCGCACTGCGCGAGTCGGTCGCCGACCTGCGCTACCTGCCTTTCCTTTGGCTGGTGGCGGCCGCGGTGGCCAACGCCGAGGCCAGGCGCATCACGTTCCGCGGGCTGGCGATCCTGGTGGCGGTGTGGACGGTGGATGCGCTGGCGCAGGTCGTGTTCGGCACCAGCCCGTTGTTCTGGGGACTCGACCAGTTGAAGCAGATGATCAGCGGGCGCGGCATGTGCACGCCGGAGGAGATCGCCGCGCTCGACCGCCTGAGCGGTTTCCTGGGGCCCTGCAACCTGAAACTCGGCATGGTGCTGGCCAGCCTGTCGCCGTTCGCGCTGTTCGCCGCCGCCAAGCGCCTGGACGTGCTGGGCTGGATGCTGGCCGCGGCCGCGATGGGCATCGTGATCCTGCTGGCGGGCGCGCGCGCGGCGTGGCTGACCTATGCGCTGGTGCTGGTGTTTTCCGGCTGGCGCCTGCTCGGCTGGAAGAAGCTGCTGGGCGTGCTGGGCATGGGCATGCTGGTGCTGGCGCTGCTGTCGGTGTCCTCCATCCAGGTGCGCGAGCGGGTGGCGCGTACCGCGCATGCGCTGGCCGCCGACGAAAGCGGCGTGGACAGCGCCCTGTCCGGCCGCGCGCAGATCTGGTCGGCCGCGGGCTGCATGATCGTGCAGCATCCGGTCAATGGCGTAGGCGCGCGCGGTTTCCGCCAGGCGTACCCGGAATGCGATGCCGGCAACGGCGACAGTCCACCGGCCTGGGGCGGCGGGCCGGCCCTGCATGCCCATCAGATCGTGCTGGAAGTGCTCAGCGAAACCGGTGTGATCGGCTTGCTGCTGTGGCTGGCCGGTGCGGCGCTCGCCTGGCGAGCGTGGCGCTACGCCACGCCGGTGGCCAAGGAGCGTGCGCGACCGGCGATGCTGGCGCTGGCGGTGACGGTGTTTCCGTTGAACACCCACCTGGCGTTCTACTCGACGTTCTGGGGCGGCCTGACGCTAATGCTGGCCGCGCTGTATGCCGGCAGCCTGCTTTCGCGCGACGACGACACGCTCGCGCGTACCTGA
- a CDS encoding LpxL/LpxP family Kdo(2)-lipid IV(A) lauroyl/palmitoleoyl acyltransferase: MADTDTLQRPSFAPRHWPMWIALGVMVAAGRLPWALQRGVGRVIGAVAPWLAGSRRHAADVNLALCFPEWTPAQRLALRNASFSALGVGLFEFARAWWGTVTPMRRDVVIEGMEHLDALRAQKRGVLMVSGHFMTLEICGRLMCDHVPLAGMYRKHRNPVFEWAVKRGRLRYAVHMFTNEEIRGAVRHLKQGGFLWYAPDQDMRGKDTVFAPFFGVPAATITATHQLARLTGCAVVPFFHRREGGRYILRVAPPLEDFPSADATADSARVNAAIEAMVREAPAQYLWIHRRFKRQPDSAPRLLYRRTPPSP; encoded by the coding sequence ATGGCCGACACCGACACGCTCCAACGCCCGTCCTTCGCCCCGCGCCATTGGCCGATGTGGATCGCGCTGGGCGTGATGGTGGCCGCCGGGCGGTTGCCGTGGGCGCTGCAGCGCGGGGTCGGTCGCGTCATCGGGGCCGTGGCGCCGTGGCTGGCGGGCTCGCGCCGGCACGCCGCGGACGTGAACCTGGCGCTGTGCTTCCCCGAGTGGACGCCCGCCCAGCGCCTCGCCCTGCGCAACGCGAGTTTTTCGGCGCTGGGCGTGGGCCTGTTCGAATTCGCCCGCGCCTGGTGGGGCACGGTGACGCCGATGCGGCGCGACGTGGTCATCGAAGGCATGGAGCACCTGGACGCGTTGCGGGCGCAGAAGCGCGGCGTGCTGATGGTGTCGGGGCATTTCATGACGCTGGAGATCTGCGGCCGGCTGATGTGCGACCACGTGCCGCTGGCGGGCATGTACCGCAAGCACCGCAACCCGGTGTTCGAATGGGCGGTCAAGCGCGGCCGCCTGCGCTATGCGGTGCACATGTTCACCAACGAGGAGATCCGCGGGGCCGTCCGCCATCTCAAGCAGGGCGGGTTCCTGTGGTATGCGCCGGACCAGGACATGCGCGGCAAGGACACGGTGTTCGCGCCGTTCTTCGGCGTGCCCGCGGCCACCATCACCGCTACCCACCAGCTTGCGCGCCTGACCGGGTGCGCGGTGGTGCCTTTCTTCCATCGCCGCGAAGGCGGCCGGTACATCCTGCGCGTGGCGCCGCCACTGGAGGATTTTCCTTCCGCGGACGCCACCGCCGACAGCGCGCGCGTCAACGCGGCGATCGAAGCGATGGTGCGTGAAGCACCCGCGCAGTACCTGTGGATCCACCGCCGCTTCAAGCGGCAGCCGGACAGCGCGCCGCGACTGCTGTACCGGCGCACGCCGCCCTCGCCCTGA
- the waaA gene encoding lipid IV(A) 3-deoxy-D-manno-octulosonic acid transferase: MPKTLTERLLRGLYSATLYLLTPVTVYHLIWRGFRFTEYFQRWDERYGRYDTPAGPVDVWLHAVSVGEVNAAAPVVNALLRQHPGLRMVVTTITPTGSERVRTLWGDQLMHVYAPYDLPGAVGRFLQHYQPRVALVMETELWPNLLFGCSDRGIPLYILNARLSARSLRGYSVLRPLIARALRSVKQVAAQSDEDAARFVQLGAEPAQVRDIGNLKFDIPVPDSLPGFVAEYRQRPGTSRLTWIAASTHEDEEAAVLQIHRRLRARWPDLLLLWAPRHPERFARVADVAREAGWRVATRRVERWPTPDCDVFVIDTLGELMAFYACADVAFVGGSLQPIGGHNLLEPAAVGTPAVTGPHLHNFTEIARRLKEADALEIGADATAVGNALEALLDDDARRLRVAVNGRSLVEHGRGALGRTLDMIAPELPAASP; this comes from the coding sequence ATGCCGAAGACCCTGACCGAGCGCCTGTTGCGTGGACTGTATTCCGCCACGCTGTACCTGCTGACGCCGGTGACGGTCTATCACCTGATCTGGCGCGGGTTCCGCTTCACCGAATACTTCCAGCGCTGGGACGAACGCTACGGCCGCTACGACACGCCGGCGGGCCCCGTCGACGTCTGGCTGCACGCGGTGTCGGTGGGTGAGGTCAACGCGGCCGCGCCGGTGGTGAATGCACTGCTGCGCCAGCATCCCGGCCTGCGCATGGTGGTGACCACGATCACCCCGACCGGATCCGAACGCGTGCGCACCCTGTGGGGCGACCAGCTGATGCACGTGTACGCGCCGTATGACCTGCCGGGCGCGGTCGGCCGCTTCCTGCAGCACTACCAGCCGCGCGTGGCGCTGGTCATGGAAACCGAACTGTGGCCCAACCTGCTGTTCGGCTGCAGTGATCGCGGCATTCCGCTGTACATCCTCAATGCGCGCCTGTCCGCGCGCTCGCTGCGCGGCTACAGCGTGCTGCGGCCCCTGATCGCGCGTGCGCTGCGCTCGGTCAAACAGGTGGCGGCGCAGTCCGACGAGGACGCGGCGCGCTTCGTGCAACTGGGCGCGGAACCGGCGCAGGTGCGCGACATCGGCAACCTGAAGTTCGACATCCCCGTGCCCGACAGCCTGCCGGGCTTCGTGGCCGAATACCGCCAGCGTCCGGGCACGTCGCGCCTTACCTGGATCGCCGCCAGCACGCATGAAGACGAAGAGGCCGCCGTCCTGCAGATCCATCGTCGCCTGCGCGCGCGCTGGCCCGACCTGTTGCTGCTGTGGGCGCCCCGGCACCCGGAGCGTTTCGCGCGCGTGGCCGATGTCGCGCGCGAAGCAGGCTGGCGGGTCGCCACGCGCCGCGTCGAGCGCTGGCCCACGCCGGACTGCGATGTGTTCGTCATCGATACGCTGGGCGAACTGATGGCGTTCTACGCCTGCGCGGACGTGGCCTTCGTCGGCGGCAGCCTGCAGCCGATCGGTGGGCACAACCTGCTGGAACCCGCGGCGGTCGGCACGCCTGCGGTCACCGGCCCGCACCTGCACAACTTCACCGAGATCGCGCGCCGCCTGAAGGAAGCCGACGCGCTGGAGATCGGCGCCGATGCCACGGCCGTCGGCAACGCGCTGGAAGCCCTGCTCGACGATGATGCGCGACGGCTGCGCGTGGCGGTGAACGGGCGCTCGCTGGTCGAGCACGGTCGCGGCGCGCTCGGCCGCACGCTGGACATGATCGCGCCGGAGTTGCCGGCCGCATCGCCATGA
- a CDS encoding CaiB/BaiF CoA-transferase family protein, with the protein MTAPVDARALQGIRVLDLTRVLAGPWCTQVLADLGAEVIKVERPGTGDDTRGWGPPFLRDGAGEDTAESAYFLCTNRNKRSLTVDIAQPAGQAIIRRLAGTCDVLVENFKVGDMARHGLDAATLRALNPRLVYCSITGFGQDGPYAQRAGYDFAVQGLGGLMSVTGAVDGEPQKVGVAVADLFTGMYATVAILAALRHRDATGEGQVIDMALLDTQVAMLANLGSHYLVGGEVPSRQGNAHANIVPYQVFAVADGHLIVAVGNDRQFTRLCDLLDLASLAQDARYATNAARVRHRETLVPVLQQALHARGRQAWLSLLETAGIPCGPVNDLRDVFADPQVRARGMVVETPHPMAGTLPLVGSPMKLSATPVQPPRTPPGLGQDSDDVLREAGYGEEEIAALRAGGVV; encoded by the coding sequence ATGACCGCACCCGTCGATGCGCGGGCACTGCAGGGCATCCGCGTACTGGACCTGACACGCGTGTTGGCAGGGCCCTGGTGCACGCAGGTACTCGCGGACCTGGGGGCGGAGGTCATCAAGGTCGAGCGCCCGGGCACCGGCGACGACACGCGTGGCTGGGGACCGCCTTTCCTGCGCGACGGCGCCGGCGAGGACACGGCGGAGTCCGCGTATTTCCTGTGCACCAACCGCAACAAGCGTTCGCTGACCGTGGACATCGCGCAGCCTGCCGGGCAGGCGATCATCCGCCGCCTGGCGGGGACCTGCGATGTGCTGGTGGAGAACTTCAAGGTCGGCGACATGGCGCGCCACGGGCTGGACGCGGCCACGCTGCGTGCACTGAACCCGCGCCTGGTGTATTGCTCGATCACCGGCTTCGGCCAGGATGGGCCGTACGCGCAACGCGCCGGCTACGACTTCGCCGTGCAGGGGCTGGGCGGCTTGATGAGCGTCACCGGCGCGGTGGACGGCGAACCGCAGAAGGTCGGCGTGGCAGTGGCGGACCTGTTCACCGGCATGTATGCCACCGTTGCGATCCTGGCGGCGTTGCGCCACCGCGACGCGACCGGCGAAGGCCAGGTGATCGACATGGCCTTGCTGGACACGCAGGTGGCGATGCTGGCCAATCTCGGCAGTCATTACCTGGTCGGCGGCGAAGTACCTTCACGCCAGGGCAATGCGCACGCCAACATCGTCCCGTACCAGGTCTTCGCGGTCGCCGACGGCCACCTCATCGTCGCGGTCGGCAACGACCGGCAGTTCACGCGCCTGTGCGACCTGCTCGACCTCGCATCGCTCGCGCAGGATGCGCGCTACGCGACCAACGCCGCGCGCGTGCGCCACCGCGAGACGCTGGTGCCGGTGCTGCAGCAGGCATTGCATGCGCGCGGACGGCAGGCGTGGTTGTCGTTGCTGGAAACGGCAGGCATTCCCTGCGGCCCGGTCAACGACCTGCGCGATGTGTTCGCCGATCCGCAGGTACGCGCGCGCGGCATGGTCGTGGAAACTCCGCATCCGATGGCGGGCACGCTGCCGCTGGTAGGCAGTCCGATGAAGCTGTCCGCCACGCCGGTCCAGCCGCCACGCACGCCGCCAGGGCTCGGGCAGGACAGCGACGACGTGTTGCGCGAGGCGGGGTACGGCGAAGAAGAGATCGCGGCGTTGCGGGCTGGCGGGGTGGTCTGA
- a CDS encoding TolC family outer membrane protein, with product MSRRPLVLALALALPFSANATDLMQTYELARAGDPQLSIAEATRLFDKEGAVQARAALLPRIDGTAAYSRAHSSRPGSPLGDAKGRSYGVEVSQSVFDWSRIANLRGQRAISNAADYDLAAANNELITRTSAAYFDVLIGIESLAAAETNEAASKKQFDYAQKRLDVGLAPITDVHEARAQYDSARANTILARNLLDDRYRALAEITGQPISGLKGLPDDFRPELPVDQTADVWVNRALEQNPSLKSAQFQAESAEFGVSSARAGHYPTLSFGGGYSNGTDWDSVGGTVSEDAEGYNWGLTLRVPIFAGGATQSGVRQALAQRDRATDALEQTRRALVRNTSSAYQALVAGVSEVEARRLAVFSAQSALDASQVGLEVGTRTVLDVLQNQRTLFQAQVVYAEAKYQFLQNRLLLEQAAGTLDGTDVQDINRLLTADAEARLAAPGTTQQ from the coding sequence ATGAGCCGTCGCCCCCTCGTACTCGCGCTCGCTCTGGCGCTGCCGTTCTCGGCCAACGCCACCGACCTGATGCAGACCTATGAGCTGGCGCGCGCCGGCGACCCGCAGCTTTCCATCGCCGAAGCCACCCGCCTGTTCGACAAGGAAGGCGCCGTGCAGGCACGCGCCGCGCTGCTGCCGCGGATTGACGGTACTGCGGCATACAGCCGTGCGCACAGCAGCCGCCCGGGCAGCCCGCTGGGCGATGCCAAGGGCCGCAGCTACGGCGTGGAGGTCAGCCAGTCGGTCTTCGACTGGAGCCGCATCGCCAACCTGCGTGGCCAGCGCGCCATCAGCAACGCCGCCGACTACGACCTGGCCGCGGCGAACAACGAACTGATCACGCGCACCTCGGCCGCCTACTTCGACGTGCTGATCGGCATCGAGTCGCTGGCCGCCGCGGAAACCAACGAGGCCGCCTCGAAGAAGCAGTTCGACTACGCGCAGAAGCGCCTGGACGTGGGCTTGGCGCCCATCACCGACGTGCACGAAGCCCGCGCGCAGTACGACAGCGCGCGCGCCAACACCATCCTGGCGCGCAACCTGCTGGACGACCGCTACCGCGCGCTGGCCGAGATCACCGGCCAGCCGATCAGCGGCCTGAAGGGCCTGCCGGATGACTTCCGCCCGGAACTGCCGGTCGACCAGACCGCTGACGTGTGGGTCAACCGTGCGCTCGAGCAGAACCCGAGCCTGAAGTCGGCGCAGTTTCAGGCCGAATCCGCCGAGTTCGGCGTCTCCAGCGCGCGTGCCGGCCACTACCCCACGCTGAGCTTCGGCGGCGGTTACTCCAACGGCACCGATTGGGATTCCGTCGGCGGTACCGTGTCGGAAGACGCGGAAGGCTACAACTGGGGCCTGACCCTGCGCGTGCCGATCTTCGCCGGCGGCGCCACCCAGTCCGGCGTGCGCCAGGCACTGGCCCAGCGCGATCGCGCCACCGATGCGCTGGAACAGACCCGTCGCGCCCTGGTCCGCAACACCAGCAGCGCCTACCAGGCCCTGGTGGCCGGCGTCAGCGAAGTGGAAGCACGCCGCCTGGCGGTGTTCTCCGCGCAGAGCGCGCTGGATGCCTCGCAGGTCGGCCTGGAAGTCGGTACCCGTACCGTGCTGGACGTGCTGCAGAACCAGCGCACGCTGTTCCAGGCACAGGTGGTGTATGCCGAAGCCAAGTACCAGTTCCTGCAGAACCGACTGCTGCTGGAACAGGCCGCCGGCACGCTGGACGGCACCGACGTGCAGGACATCAACCGCCTGCTGACGGCCGATGCCGAAGCGCGTCTGGCAGCACCGGGTACCACGCAGCAGTAA
- a CDS encoding protein-L-isoaspartate O-methyltransferase: MTIDYTQARENMVEQQVRPWDVLDARVLDTLATLPREAFVADAHRALAYADLELPLGDGQAMMKPVVEGRTLQALKPQADEDVLEIGTGSGYLAACLGHLARDVLSLEIHPGLAAAARARLDAAGLGNNVRIETADALTYDTDRRFDVVCVTGAVSALPAHFLKWLRPGGRLFVVQGASPVMEAVLHVQDVNGTRTESLFETDLPYLIGAAPAPQFVF, translated from the coding sequence ATGACGATCGATTACACCCAAGCCCGCGAGAACATGGTCGAACAGCAGGTACGTCCCTGGGACGTGCTGGACGCGCGCGTGCTTGACACACTGGCGACGCTGCCGCGCGAGGCCTTCGTGGCCGACGCGCACCGCGCGCTGGCCTACGCCGACCTGGAACTGCCGCTGGGCGACGGCCAGGCCATGATGAAGCCGGTGGTGGAAGGCCGCACGCTGCAGGCGCTGAAGCCGCAGGCCGACGAAGACGTGCTGGAGATCGGCACCGGCAGCGGCTACCTGGCCGCCTGCCTGGGCCACCTGGCGCGCGACGTGCTCAGCCTCGAAATCCATCCCGGCCTGGCCGCGGCCGCGCGTGCACGCCTGGATGCGGCGGGCCTGGGCAACAACGTGCGCATCGAAACCGCGGATGCATTGACCTACGACACCGACCGCCGCTTCGACGTGGTGTGCGTCACGGGCGCGGTCAGCGCGCTGCCGGCGCACTTCCTGAAGTGGCTGCGCCCGGGCGGACGCCTGTTCGTGGTGCAGGGCGCATCACCGGTGATGGAAGCCGTGCTGCACGTCCAGGATGTCAACGGGACGCGCACCGAATCGTTGTTCGAAACCGACCTCCCCTATCTGATCGGTGCCGCGCCGGCACCCCAGTTCGTCTTCTGA
- a CDS encoding TetR/AcrR family transcriptional regulator: MVSPSSPASRRKPAAKPASGPGRPKDLGKRAAILEAAKLLFAREGFNGVSMDQIAAEAGVSKLTVYSHFGDKDALFAAAVQAKCEEMLPDTLFQIELKGSLREQLKAIAHAFFALISSDEAISTHRMMMVPGNIDDRLKQTFWEAGPQRTHDAFAALLQAQVAQGELDIPDVATASVQFFTLVKGEAHMRMTCGLCGQMGRSDVNRHIDATVDMFLRAYGRR; encoded by the coding sequence ATGGTCAGTCCTTCTTCCCCTGCCAGCCGTCGCAAGCCAGCCGCCAAGCCCGCCAGCGGGCCGGGGCGCCCCAAGGACCTGGGCAAGCGCGCCGCCATCCTGGAAGCCGCCAAGCTGCTGTTCGCCCGCGAGGGCTTCAATGGCGTCAGCATGGACCAGATTGCCGCCGAAGCGGGCGTCTCCAAGCTGACCGTGTACAGCCATTTCGGCGACAAGGACGCGCTGTTCGCCGCCGCCGTGCAGGCCAAGTGCGAGGAAATGCTGCCCGACACCCTGTTCCAGATCGAGCTGAAAGGCTCGCTGCGCGAACAGCTGAAAGCCATCGCGCACGCCTTCTTCGCGCTGATCAGCAGCGACGAGGCCATCAGCACGCACCGCATGATGATGGTGCCCGGCAACATCGACGACCGCCTCAAGCAGACCTTCTGGGAAGCCGGTCCGCAGCGCACCCATGATGCGTTCGCCGCCCTCCTGCAGGCCCAGGTGGCCCAGGGCGAGCTGGATATCCCGGACGTTGCCACGGCCTCGGTGCAGTTCTTCACCCTGGTCAAGGGCGAGGCGCACATGCGGATGACCTGCGGCCTTTGTGGCCAGATGGGCCGCAGCGACGTCAACCGCCACATCGACGCCACCGTGGACATGTTCCTGAGAGCCTATGGCCGGCGCTGA
- a CDS encoding efflux RND transporter periplasmic adaptor subunit gives MPSMRWNRVFGILLVGLAACSAEPPAESPRPALVVQPGGGAEAALSAYAGEVRAREESPLSFRVGGNLVRRNVDAGARVQKGEVLALLDPGDFALQAQAAQAQLAAAEADLVRTRGDRDRYATLVGDKLISQSAYDAQVAAYKAAEGQARAARAQMDVMRNQEGYSQLRAPRDGVIASRQAEAGQVVAAGQTVFTLAADGGREVAIGLPENRIRDFSIGQPVAIELWNAPGQRLPGAIREIAPAADAQTRTYAARVTLVGDAAQQVELGQSARVYVQENGTKAALKLPLSAIQRGEGGKTTVWVVDPATGKVRSQPVQLGAYGEVSVPVLGGVKASDWVVGAGGHLLREGQVVTPVDRNNRPLKPAAGGGAAAVASRAE, from the coding sequence ATGCCAAGCATGCGCTGGAACAGAGTGTTCGGGATCCTGTTGGTCGGCCTGGCGGCCTGCAGTGCGGAGCCGCCTGCCGAGTCGCCACGCCCCGCGCTGGTGGTGCAGCCGGGCGGTGGTGCCGAGGCCGCGTTGTCGGCCTACGCCGGCGAAGTGCGCGCCCGCGAGGAAAGTCCGCTGTCGTTCCGCGTGGGCGGCAACCTGGTCCGCCGCAACGTCGATGCCGGCGCGCGGGTGCAGAAGGGCGAGGTGCTGGCGCTGCTGGACCCCGGCGACTTCGCTCTGCAGGCACAGGCCGCGCAGGCACAGCTGGCCGCTGCCGAAGCCGACCTGGTCCGCACCCGCGGTGACCGCGACCGCTACGCCACGCTGGTGGGCGACAAGCTGATCAGCCAGTCCGCCTATGACGCGCAGGTCGCCGCCTACAAGGCGGCCGAAGGCCAGGCGCGCGCCGCGCGGGCGCAGATGGACGTGATGCGCAACCAGGAAGGCTATTCGCAGTTGCGCGCGCCGCGCGACGGCGTGATCGCCAGCCGCCAGGCCGAAGCGGGCCAGGTGGTGGCCGCCGGCCAGACGGTCTTCACCCTGGCCGCCGACGGCGGGCGCGAGGTGGCCATCGGGCTGCCGGAAAACCGCATCCGCGACTTCAGCATCGGCCAGCCGGTGGCCATCGAGCTCTGGAATGCCCCCGGCCAGCGCCTGCCCGGCGCCATCCGCGAGATCGCGCCTGCCGCCGATGCGCAGACGCGGACCTACGCGGCACGCGTGACGCTGGTGGGCGACGCTGCGCAGCAGGTGGAACTGGGCCAGAGCGCGCGCGTGTACGTGCAGGAAAACGGCACGAAGGCCGCACTGAAGCTGCCGCTGTCGGCCATCCAGCGCGGTGAAGGTGGCAAGACCACGGTATGGGTCGTCGATCCCGCCACGGGCAAGGTGCGTTCGCAGCCCGTGCAGCTGGGCGCGTACGGCGAGGTGTCCGTGCCCGTACTGGGCGGCGTGAAAGCCTCCGACTGGGTGGTCGGCGCCGGCGGGCACCTGCTGCGGGAAGGCCAGGTCGTCACGCCGGTGGACCGCAACAACCGGCCGTTGAAGCCCGCGGCCGGTGGTGGTGCCGCGGCCGTCGCGTCGCGCGCGGAGTAA